The Streptomyces cadmiisoli genome has a segment encoding these proteins:
- a CDS encoding RNA polymerase sigma factor — translation MTSSLEDLYRVEMPQLTRFLVRVGATPYEAADAAHEAFTIAIEKWDRIREPRAWLRKVAHRCYLRQTGQRVTPYDPLPDRSGGTCPIAHVTLKEGNQRVLNALAQLPPLQRHVMAWAQDGFTDREIAQALDMREDAVRKNRNRARRRLQQTLVEEIGGRDE, via the coding sequence ATGACCAGCAGTCTTGAGGACCTCTACCGCGTCGAGATGCCGCAGCTGACACGGTTCCTGGTCCGTGTCGGCGCGACTCCCTACGAGGCTGCCGATGCCGCTCATGAGGCTTTCACGATAGCCATCGAGAAATGGGACCGTATCCGGGAACCGCGGGCGTGGCTGCGCAAGGTCGCTCACCGCTGCTATCTGCGTCAGACCGGCCAACGGGTCACCCCGTACGACCCGTTGCCCGATCGCTCGGGCGGGACCTGTCCCATCGCCCACGTGACGCTCAAAGAGGGAAATCAGCGGGTCCTGAACGCTCTGGCCCAGCTGCCGCCGCTGCAGCGGCACGTCATGGCGTGGGCCCAGGACGGCTTCACCGACCGGGAGATCGCCCAAGCGCTTGATATGCGAGAAGACGCCGTACGGAAGAACCGGAACCGCGCCCGGCGTCGACTGCAGCAGACTCTCGTTGAGGAGATTGGGGGCCGCGATGAGTGA
- a CDS encoding transposase has translation MSISRSAVLRLLDALPEPEVPAPRVAGVDEYATRKGRVYGTVLVDIETRRPVDLLPDREPSSLAAWLAHVLENRLRRLS, from the coding sequence GTGTCCATCAGCCGCAGCGCGGTGTTGCGGCTGCTCGATGCATTGCCCGAACCCGAAGTCCCGGCCCCGCGGGTGGCTGGTGTTGATGAGTACGCCACACGCAAAGGACGGGTCTACGGCACGGTGCTCGTCGACATCGAGACCCGCCGGCCGGTGGATCTGCTGCCTGACCGCGAGCCGTCCAGCCTGGCCGCTTGGCTGGCGCACGTTCTTGAAAACCGCTTGAGACGTCTGTCATGA
- a CDS encoding MFS transporter, producing the protein MPATDAPKNRDPEPPEGEAFPVTSTGLASEQPLRSAAFRWFLAGQSISLAGSAMSPVALAFGVLEVTDSAAWLSAVTTAALVPMVATLLLGGGISDRYRRDIVLRLTSLGAGLTQVGVAILLLTHQHPALLLPLSALNGIFQGLTTPALRGIVSNLAAGRGLQQASSLVASARNATRILGPTTAGLLTASVGGGWAIAADAASFLLAAAFFARMSLPNLPPRTENGPTMLGELREGWSYFSSKPWIWTVTFAFGVFNALNMGVWQILGPVIANETIGAEGWGLVLSARGVGSLLASVVMVKLTVRRPMVPALSSMTLGAVPLILLGVGATTLWLAAAAFVAGVVSEFFTVVWETVWYTHVPERMLSRVGAHDEFWSFVPIPIGQLSTPVLAAAFGTAAVAVTGGGVAAVAMLMPLLVPSLRRIEIKRGGD; encoded by the coding sequence GTGCCTGCAACCGATGCGCCCAAGAATCGAGATCCTGAACCACCGGAAGGCGAGGCGTTTCCGGTAACCAGTACCGGCCTTGCGTCCGAACAGCCGCTCCGCTCTGCTGCCTTCCGATGGTTTCTAGCCGGCCAGTCGATCTCCTTGGCAGGCAGTGCCATGTCGCCTGTCGCACTCGCCTTCGGCGTACTGGAAGTTACGGACAGCGCGGCTTGGTTGTCCGCGGTTACCACTGCGGCCTTGGTCCCGATGGTCGCGACGCTCCTCCTCGGCGGCGGCATCTCCGACCGCTACAGGCGCGACATCGTGCTGCGCCTCACCAGCCTGGGCGCGGGCCTCACTCAGGTCGGCGTCGCGATCCTCCTGCTCACCCATCAGCACCCCGCGCTGCTGCTGCCGCTGTCCGCCCTCAATGGCATCTTCCAGGGATTGACCACGCCCGCACTGCGCGGCATCGTCTCCAACCTGGCAGCAGGACGAGGCCTCCAGCAGGCCAGTTCGCTGGTGGCGTCCGCCAGGAACGCCACTCGGATCCTCGGCCCGACCACGGCCGGCCTACTGACCGCTTCAGTCGGAGGCGGCTGGGCGATCGCTGCAGACGCCGCGTCCTTCCTCCTGGCAGCCGCGTTCTTCGCCCGGATGTCGCTGCCCAATCTGCCGCCGCGCACCGAGAACGGACCGACGATGCTCGGAGAACTGCGGGAAGGCTGGAGCTACTTCAGCTCCAAGCCGTGGATCTGGACGGTGACATTCGCTTTTGGCGTCTTTAATGCCTTGAATATGGGTGTTTGGCAGATCTTGGGCCCGGTGATCGCGAACGAGACGATTGGGGCTGAGGGCTGGGGACTGGTGCTGAGCGCCCGCGGTGTCGGGTCGCTCCTGGCCAGCGTCGTGATGGTGAAGCTGACGGTACGGCGGCCAATGGTGCCGGCGCTGTCCTCGATGACGCTCGGCGCCGTCCCCCTGATCCTGCTCGGCGTCGGCGCGACCACGCTGTGGCTGGCTGCGGCGGCGTTCGTGGCGGGAGTGGTCTCCGAGTTTTTCACCGTCGTGTGGGAGACGGTCTGGTACACGCACGTCCCGGAGCGGATGCTCTCCCGGGTCGGCGCCCACGACGAGTTCTGGTCCTTCGTGCCCATCCCCATAGGCCAGCTGTCCACACCGGTCCTCGCCGCGGCGTTCGGAACGGCGGCAGTCGCCGTCACGGGCGGCGGGGTGGCGGCAGTGGCAATGCTGATGCCGTTACTAGTGCCGTCGCTTCGGCGAATTGAGATCAAGCGAGGCGGCGATTGA